A genomic stretch from Sphingomonas sp. HDW15A includes:
- a CDS encoding DUF5694 domain-containing protein has translation MKYIAMAAGLALSAPSLAQSPLGQHAPVAGARSQVMTLASTHLSEHKEWTAHMLEPLLAKLASFRPTIITHEGVSGEQCEAMRAFPDLYADAYEQYCWDPSLIRQKTRLAVPEALRTVRETLDAWPDNPSPAERRRLAMLFLAAGDRTSAKVQWLRLEPVERVAKDGLDDSMVEILERKGKALNESYDVAAILAARLGLERVYGVDDHTSDGALAHEGKDFEDAMSAHFTAARASPLLAAHKARESRIKDGAEMLSYYREMNAPGAQNAQIRGDFGEAMAQQSPGTPARRYVGWWDVRNLRMAANVRSVFAAKPGARVLNIVGASHKPWYDALMGMMADVEVVDASAVLR, from the coding sequence ATGAAGTACATTGCCATGGCTGCGGGGCTGGCGTTGTCTGCCCCCTCGCTCGCTCAGTCGCCACTTGGGCAACATGCTCCGGTGGCAGGCGCCCGATCTCAGGTGATGACCCTTGCGAGCACGCATCTCTCTGAACACAAGGAGTGGACCGCGCACATGCTCGAGCCCTTGCTCGCCAAGCTCGCGTCGTTCCGCCCGACGATCATCACCCACGAGGGCGTGTCGGGCGAGCAGTGCGAGGCGATGCGCGCATTTCCGGACCTGTATGCGGACGCTTATGAGCAATATTGCTGGGACCCATCGCTGATCCGGCAAAAAACGCGCCTGGCCGTCCCGGAAGCGCTGCGCACGGTTCGCGAAACACTCGACGCCTGGCCAGACAATCCTTCGCCAGCCGAGCGAAGGCGCCTGGCCATGCTGTTCCTGGCAGCCGGCGACCGCACATCGGCCAAGGTCCAATGGCTTCGGCTCGAGCCGGTCGAGCGGGTCGCCAAGGACGGCCTAGATGACTCGATGGTCGAAATTCTTGAGCGGAAAGGAAAGGCCCTCAACGAAAGCTATGATGTCGCAGCGATCCTTGCCGCCCGACTCGGCCTAGAAAGAGTTTACGGCGTTGACGACCATACCAGCGACGGCGCGCTTGCTCATGAAGGCAAGGACTTCGAAGATGCGATGTCCGCGCATTTCACAGCGGCCCGGGCTTCACCCTTGCTGGCTGCCCACAAGGCCCGTGAGAGCCGCATCAAGGATGGCGCCGAGATGCTCTCTTATTATCGGGAAATGAATGCCCCCGGCGCTCAGAACGCGCAGATTCGTGGGGATTTCGGTGAAGCAATGGCCCAGCAAAGCCCGGGTACGCCGGCGCGGCGTTATGTCGGCTGGTGGGACGTCCGCAACCTCCGAATGGCGGCCAATGTTCGTTCGGTTTTCGCTGCGAAGCCCGGAGCCAGGGTCCTGAACATCGTCGGGGCCAGTCATAAGCCCTGGTACGATGCGCTGATGGGAATGATGGCCGACGTAGAGGTCGTCGATGCGAGCGCGGTTTTGCGATGA
- a CDS encoding phosphocholine cytidylyltransferase family protein has protein sequence MKAIILSAGQGSRLGHLTDDRPKCLIAFAGRTLLDRQLDTLAANGITESVVVTGFRDDQIERALERRRAAGDGPNVRTVFNPFFKVADNLGSLYLVREELKGDCLVWNGDTLVSNSLMAKVIANQQSGICVTVDRKDGYDDDDMKVVRDEGSGRLQAIGKRISSGVNAESIGLLAFRNGGAERFAEAIEREMRTAEGTTVWYLRVIHYMAQEGEIWTLDINGEEWGEVDFPQDVARAEQLVASW, from the coding sequence ATGAAAGCGATCATCCTTTCTGCAGGGCAGGGCTCCCGCCTCGGCCACCTGACCGACGACCGGCCTAAGTGCCTCATCGCGTTCGCCGGTCGGACGTTGCTCGACCGCCAGCTCGACACACTGGCCGCCAATGGGATTACCGAATCGGTGGTCGTCACCGGCTTCCGCGACGATCAGATCGAGCGGGCGCTGGAGCGGCGCCGGGCGGCAGGAGATGGCCCGAACGTCCGGACGGTCTTCAACCCCTTCTTCAAGGTCGCCGACAATCTGGGCTCCCTCTATCTCGTCCGCGAGGAGCTGAAAGGCGACTGCCTAGTGTGGAACGGCGACACGCTCGTCTCCAACAGCCTGATGGCGAAAGTTATCGCCAACCAGCAATCGGGCATCTGCGTCACCGTCGACCGCAAGGACGGCTATGATGATGACGACATGAAGGTCGTCCGCGACGAGGGCTCAGGCCGGCTTCAGGCGATCGGAAAGCGTATTTCGTCGGGCGTCAATGCCGAATCGATCGGATTATTGGCGTTCCGGAATGGCGGCGCGGAGCGATTCGCCGAGGCGATCGAACGCGAGATGCGGACCGCGGAGGGCACCACCGTCTGGTACCTGCGAGTGATCCACTACATGGCGCAGGAGGGCGAGATCTGGACGCTCGACATCAATGGCGAGGAATGGGGCGAGGTCGACTTCCCCCAGGACGTCGCCCGCGCGGAGCAGTTGGTGGCGAGCTGGTAA
- the map gene encoding type I methionyl aminopeptidase, with amino-acid sequence MTNYVQVAPGDRAEYRDGTIKLHGPEGFEGMRKAGRLAADILDALVPHVVPGVTTQELDDIVYRMTVDAGGVPATLGYRGYTKSCCISINHVVCHGIPSEKPLKDGDIVNIDVTPTLDGWHGDTSRMFLVGDVPLKARRLVEVTYECLMLGLEQAKPGNRLGDVAHAIQSHAEKHRYGVVRDFCGHGLGKLFHDSPEVIHAGRPGTGVELKPGMFFTVEPMINLGKPDCKILEDGWTAVTRDRSLSAQFEHSIGITEDGCEIFTKSPKGFDAPPY; translated from the coding sequence ATGACCAATTACGTACAAGTTGCGCCCGGCGATCGCGCCGAATATCGCGATGGGACGATCAAGCTCCACGGGCCCGAAGGGTTCGAAGGAATGCGGAAAGCCGGTCGCTTGGCGGCCGATATACTGGACGCGCTGGTTCCGCACGTCGTTCCCGGAGTTACGACGCAGGAACTCGATGACATCGTTTACCGCATGACGGTTGATGCAGGCGGAGTGCCCGCAACGCTCGGCTATCGCGGCTATACCAAGAGCTGCTGCATCTCGATCAATCATGTCGTCTGTCATGGGATTCCCAGCGAAAAGCCGCTGAAGGACGGTGACATCGTCAATATCGACGTCACTCCGACGCTCGACGGCTGGCACGGCGACACCAGCCGCATGTTCCTGGTCGGCGATGTGCCGCTGAAGGCGCGGCGGCTGGTCGAGGTAACCTATGAATGCCTCATGCTTGGGTTGGAACAGGCGAAGCCCGGCAATCGGCTCGGCGATGTCGCCCACGCGATCCAGAGCCATGCGGAGAAGCATCGCTATGGCGTCGTCCGCGATTTCTGCGGGCATGGCCTCGGCAAGCTGTTCCACGACTCGCCGGAGGTGATCCATGCCGGCCGTCCGGGAACCGGCGTCGAGCTGAAGCCGGGAATGTTCTTCACGGTCGAACCGATGATCAATCTCGGCAAGCCGGACTGCAAAATTCTCGAAGATGGCTGGACGGCGGTCACACGCGACCGGTCGCTGTCCGCCCAGTTCGAGCACTCGATCGGCATCACTGAAGACGGCTGCGAGATTTTCACCAAGAGCCCAAAAGGTTTCGACGCGCCGCCTTACTAG
- a CDS encoding adenosine kinase translates to MDSQYDIVAIGDAIVDVIATCDDAFLAEHDLPKGSMQLLDTDAADRLYAAMGTAQETSGGSAANSMAGIAAMGGRAAFIGQVADDQLGTIFRHDMTALGVDYDTPPLANGSKPTGRCLILVTPDAHRTMNTCPGASHELTPDALDSDKIANSAILFLEGYLWGPEKPRAAMLKAIETAHAANREIAFTLSESVCMPGRRETFSQMIRDRGIDLLFANELELMQLTGDQSLGQAIASVADKVPCLVVTRGEHGAIAFADGEGVEVPAAPVERVVDTTGAGDLFAAGFLAARARRHDLARCLHTGATAAAEIISHFGARPEADLKALVRL, encoded by the coding sequence ATGGATTCTCAATATGATATCGTTGCCATTGGCGATGCGATCGTCGACGTCATCGCCACTTGCGACGACGCCTTCCTGGCCGAGCACGATTTGCCCAAGGGATCGATGCAGCTGCTCGATACCGACGCCGCGGACAGGCTTTATGCAGCGATGGGAACGGCACAGGAAACCAGCGGCGGATCGGCTGCCAACTCTATGGCCGGCATCGCCGCGATGGGTGGCCGCGCCGCCTTCATCGGCCAGGTCGCCGACGACCAGCTTGGCACCATTTTTCGCCACGATATGACCGCGCTCGGGGTCGACTACGATACGCCTCCGCTTGCCAACGGCTCGAAACCGACCGGCCGTTGCCTGATTCTCGTCACGCCCGATGCCCACCGGACGATGAACACATGCCCCGGCGCAAGTCACGAGCTGACTCCGGACGCGCTGGATTCGGACAAGATCGCCAATAGCGCGATCCTGTTCCTGGAAGGCTATTTGTGGGGACCGGAAAAGCCGCGGGCTGCGATGCTCAAGGCGATCGAGACCGCACATGCCGCGAACCGCGAGATTGCATTTACGCTGTCCGAAAGCGTCTGCATGCCGGGCCGGCGGGAGACATTCAGCCAGATGATCCGCGACCGCGGAATTGACCTGCTTTTCGCCAACGAGCTGGAATTGATGCAACTCACGGGCGACCAATCGTTGGGGCAGGCGATCGCGAGCGTCGCCGACAAGGTGCCGTGCCTGGTTGTGACTCGCGGGGAGCATGGCGCGATCGCCTTTGCCGATGGCGAGGGGGTCGAGGTCCCGGCGGCACCGGTTGAGCGGGTCGTCGACACGACCGGCGCCGGCGACCTGTTCGCCGCCGGCTTTCTCGCGGCGAGAGCGCGCAGACACGACCTTGCGCGATGCCTGCATACGGGTGCAACGGCGGCAGCGGAGATCATATCGCACTTCGGCGCGAGGCCGGAGGCGGATTTGAAAGCGCTTGTTCGGCTATGA
- a CDS encoding molybdopterin-binding protein gives MTETRIWTAGLVVIGDEILSGRTQDKNVAQIGSWLNVQGIRLREVRVVGDVEEAIVEAVNAMRTAYDYCFTTGGIGPTHDDITVDAIAAAFGLPVVIHPEARRLLEDYYATRGGLNEGRLAMARVPEGAELIDNPVSKAPGIKIGNVYIMAGIPWVTAGMLEGLTGKLEGGRPLVSVTVGALAPESEVAAMLRDVERASDGISIGSYPFFKDGRGGSNFVVRSEDEELARSAAGLLAEKLAELGYDPVDGGM, from the coding sequence ATGACCGAGACGCGCATCTGGACCGCCGGCCTTGTTGTGATCGGCGATGAAATCCTTTCTGGACGAACGCAAGACAAGAATGTTGCGCAGATTGGTTCCTGGCTTAACGTCCAGGGAATCCGCCTTCGCGAGGTGCGGGTTGTCGGGGACGTGGAGGAGGCCATCGTCGAAGCGGTGAACGCCATGCGGACCGCTTACGACTATTGCTTCACGACGGGCGGCATCGGCCCGACGCATGACGACATCACCGTGGACGCCATCGCTGCCGCTTTCGGCTTGCCGGTGGTCATCCACCCCGAAGCGCGGCGGCTTCTGGAGGATTATTACGCGACCCGCGGCGGGCTCAACGAAGGCCGGCTGGCAATGGCCCGGGTCCCGGAAGGGGCGGAGCTGATCGACAATCCTGTTTCGAAAGCGCCGGGCATCAAGATCGGCAATGTCTACATCATGGCCGGCATTCCATGGGTGACGGCGGGCATGCTGGAAGGATTGACCGGAAAGCTCGAAGGCGGGCGTCCGTTGGTGTCCGTGACCGTCGGCGCACTGGCTCCGGAGAGCGAGGTCGCCGCGATGCTTCGCGACGTCGAGCGCGCGTCCGACGGAATCTCGATCGGCTCCTATCCGTTTTTCAAGGACGGGCGCGGCGGAAGCAATTTCGTCGTCAGAAGCGAAGATGAGGAGCTGGCGCGGTCCGCTGCCGGGTTGCTTGCCGAGAAACTGGCGGAGCTTGGATACGACCCCGTTGACGGCGGGATGTAG
- the glnA gene encoding type I glutamate--ammonia ligase, whose product MASAAAKILKIIDEQEIEWVDLRFTDPKGKWQHLGMVASALDEDQLTDGLMFDGSSIAGWKAINESDMILKPDLESSYVDPFSATPMLILFCNIVDPATGELYGRDPRSTATRAEAYLKASGVGDTLYVGPEAEFFMFDDVRFEDGYAASSFRLDDVELPHNSGREYEGGNLAHRPRAKGGYFPVAPIDSAGDIRSEMVSTMLEMGLPCDKHHHEVAPAQHELGLTYGTLTQTADRMQIYKYVVHMVAQAYGKTATFMPKPIAKDNGSGMHVHMSIWKGGKPLFAGNGYAGLSEMALYFIGGVIKHARALNAFTNPSTNSYKRLVPGFEAPVLLAYSSRNRSASCRIPYGTGDKSKRIEFRFPDPLANPYLAYSAMMMAGLDGIQNRIHPGEAMDKNLYDLPPAELVNVPTVCGSLREALIALDQDRAFLTKGDVFSDDQIDAYMELKWEEVMRLEMTPSPVEFDMYYSG is encoded by the coding sequence ATGGCGAGCGCGGCAGCGAAAATCCTCAAGATCATCGACGAACAGGAAATCGAGTGGGTGGATCTCCGCTTCACCGATCCCAAGGGCAAGTGGCAGCATCTTGGGATGGTCGCCTCCGCCCTCGACGAGGACCAGCTGACCGACGGCCTGATGTTCGACGGTTCGTCGATCGCCGGATGGAAGGCGATCAACGAGAGCGACATGATCCTGAAGCCGGACCTTGAGTCGAGCTACGTGGATCCGTTCAGCGCCACGCCGATGCTGATCCTGTTCTGCAACATTGTCGACCCGGCTACCGGCGAACTTTACGGCCGCGACCCGCGCTCGACCGCGACCCGCGCCGAGGCCTATCTCAAGGCGAGTGGTGTCGGCGACACGCTCTACGTCGGCCCGGAAGCCGAATTTTTCATGTTCGACGATGTCCGCTTCGAGGACGGCTATGCCGCCTCGTCATTCCGGCTCGACGACGTCGAACTGCCGCACAACAGCGGGCGCGAGTATGAAGGCGGCAACCTTGCCCACCGGCCGCGCGCCAAGGGCGGCTACTTCCCGGTGGCGCCAATCGACAGCGCGGGCGACATCCGCAGCGAAATGGTCTCGACCATGCTGGAGATGGGCCTGCCCTGCGACAAGCACCATCACGAGGTAGCGCCAGCGCAGCACGAACTCGGCCTAACCTACGGCACGCTAACGCAGACGGCGGACCGCATGCAGATCTACAAATATGTCGTGCACATGGTCGCCCAGGCCTACGGGAAGACGGCGACGTTCATGCCCAAGCCGATCGCCAAGGACAACGGCAGCGGAATGCACGTGCACATGTCGATCTGGAAGGGCGGCAAGCCCCTCTTCGCGGGCAACGGCTATGCCGGCTTAAGCGAAATGGCGCTGTATTTCATTGGCGGGGTCATCAAGCATGCCCGCGCGCTCAACGCCTTCACCAATCCATCCACCAACAGCTACAAAAGGCTGGTTCCAGGCTTCGAAGCTCCGGTCCTCCTCGCTTATTCGAGCCGCAACCGCTCCGCTTCCTGCCGCATCCCCTACGGCACCGGCGACAAGTCGAAGCGAATCGAGTTCCGCTTCCCGGACCCGCTGGCCAATCCGTACCTTGCCTACTCGGCGATGATGATGGCCGGCCTTGATGGCATTCAGAACCGCATCCATCCCGGCGAGGCGATGGACAAGAATCTCTACGACCTGCCGCCCGCCGAGTTGGTCAATGTGCCGACCGTGTGCGGAAGCCTGCGAGAGGCGCTGATCGCGCTGGACCAGGACCGCGCGTTCCTCACCAAGGGCGACGTGTTCAGCGACGACCAGATCGACGCTTACATGGAGCTGAAGTGGGAAGAGGTCATGCGACTGGAGATGACCCCGAGCCCGGTCGAGTTCGACATGTATTATTCCGGCTAA
- a CDS encoding TonB-dependent receptor has product MKKLILLSSASLIFPAAAFAQSAGTQDFEEEEIIVTGTRVQEVGGIQAPDTSKAKAVITQEYLARQNPGQTVLDSINTVPGVSFQNNDAYGSSGGTLSIRGFDSSRISLTFDGIPLNDSGNYAIYSNQQIDPELIDQVNVNLGTTDVDSPTASAVGGTVNLRTRLPSKEFGARVVGSLGEYDFRRIFGVVDTGEIGPWGTRAFFAVSTAKNDNPFNNYGKVDKQQYNGKIYQPIGTNGDFVSVSGHYNQNRNNFFGSVRLRQDLTQSGTNGNPRSVPDRFPNSKSDREYDINYPCTIDQPQNGIPDEPGSNTCGNEFDRRYNPSNTGNIKGTSRFTLSDALTLTVEPSYQYVKANGGGTTTIREYGYDIFDENGSASGGRDNCSTTSGPNVICVPGYYGGSPYAGGVDINGDGDLLDQVRVIAPSQTRTHRFGVISGLRWDINDDHTMRFTYTFDHANHRQTGQVGLLANNGEPLDVFPVNDPVNDVNGVALQKRDRQSYAILHQPSAEWRGEFFDDTLTATVGLRMPFFTRKLDNNCFTSSASNSSGAFVECSGGNAAIDAIIAARNPYVVNPTTGAISGFAPPQKRTLKYDEPLPNIGFVYDITPAVSIFGNYARGLSVPSTDNLYASFYFPEGSDAAKPKPETTDSFDLGARYRSSKIQAQVGVWKTNFKNRQAVSFDPEANTTVFRNLGAVDKWGIDGSVAWSPFRQLTLYTFASWNDSEIKENIQVGSLPTGVTCDNIDQDTPQALRSCAFTAGKREGGAPKYNWGFSALSSLGPIDLGITAKKTGPRYIYDNNAPMFRGDVDLTGPSGPQRIYGATAPSYWLINLDARYNFRIRGLKETYFQLNVYNLFDEVYVGGFSSNLNQTVNSSGVYDNAPFAQIGAPRTISGTLSIAY; this is encoded by the coding sequence GTGAAAAAACTCATTCTTCTCAGCTCGGCTTCGCTTATCTTTCCTGCCGCCGCTTTCGCCCAGTCGGCCGGCACCCAGGATTTCGAAGAAGAAGAAATCATCGTCACCGGAACGCGCGTTCAGGAGGTCGGCGGCATCCAGGCGCCTGACACCTCGAAGGCCAAGGCGGTCATCACGCAGGAGTATCTGGCTCGCCAGAATCCGGGCCAGACCGTCCTCGACTCGATCAACACCGTCCCGGGCGTCAGCTTCCAGAACAATGACGCTTATGGCTCTTCGGGCGGCACGCTCAGCATTCGCGGCTTCGATAGCTCGCGCATCAGCCTCACCTTCGACGGCATCCCGCTGAACGATTCGGGCAACTATGCGATCTATTCCAACCAGCAGATCGACCCCGAGCTGATCGACCAGGTCAACGTCAACCTCGGCACGACCGACGTCGACTCGCCGACCGCATCGGCCGTCGGTGGCACAGTCAACCTGCGTACCCGCCTCCCTTCGAAGGAATTCGGCGCCCGCGTTGTCGGCTCGCTCGGCGAGTATGACTTCCGCCGCATCTTCGGGGTTGTCGACACCGGCGAGATCGGCCCGTGGGGCACCCGCGCTTTCTTCGCCGTATCGACCGCCAAGAACGACAACCCGTTCAATAACTACGGCAAGGTCGACAAGCAGCAGTATAACGGCAAGATCTACCAGCCGATCGGCACCAACGGCGACTTCGTTTCGGTCAGCGGCCACTACAACCAGAACCGCAATAACTTCTTCGGTTCGGTCCGCCTTCGCCAGGACCTGACCCAGAGCGGTACGAACGGCAATCCGCGCAGCGTCCCGGATCGCTTCCCGAACAGCAAGAGCGACCGCGAATATGACATCAACTATCCGTGCACGATCGACCAGCCTCAAAACGGCATCCCCGATGAGCCGGGTTCCAACACCTGCGGCAACGAATTCGATCGGCGCTACAACCCGTCGAACACGGGCAACATCAAGGGCACGTCGCGCTTCACGTTAAGCGACGCCCTGACCCTGACGGTCGAGCCGAGCTATCAGTATGTGAAGGCCAATGGCGGCGGCACCACGACCATCCGCGAATATGGCTACGACATTTTCGATGAGAACGGCTCGGCTTCCGGCGGTCGTGACAACTGCTCGACGACCTCCGGTCCGAATGTCATCTGTGTTCCCGGCTATTATGGCGGCTCGCCTTACGCCGGCGGAGTCGACATCAACGGTGACGGCGACCTGCTTGACCAGGTTCGCGTGATCGCTCCGAGCCAGACTCGCACGCATCGCTTCGGCGTCATCAGCGGCCTTCGCTGGGACATCAATGACGATCACACGATGCGCTTCACCTACACCTTCGATCACGCCAACCACCGCCAGACCGGCCAAGTTGGACTCCTCGCGAACAATGGCGAACCGCTCGACGTCTTCCCGGTCAACGATCCCGTTAACGACGTGAACGGCGTGGCCCTCCAGAAGCGCGACCGCCAGTCCTATGCCATCCTTCACCAGCCGTCGGCTGAGTGGCGCGGTGAGTTCTTCGACGACACGTTGACCGCAACCGTCGGCCTGCGCATGCCGTTCTTCACCCGCAAACTCGACAATAATTGCTTCACCAGCTCGGCATCAAACTCGTCGGGTGCATTCGTCGAATGCTCTGGCGGCAATGCGGCGATCGACGCGATCATCGCGGCCCGCAATCCCTATGTCGTCAATCCGACCACCGGCGCCATCAGCGGCTTCGCTCCACCGCAGAAGCGGACCCTGAAGTATGACGAGCCGCTGCCGAACATCGGCTTCGTCTACGACATTACGCCGGCGGTCAGCATCTTCGGCAATTACGCGCGCGGCCTGTCGGTCCCTTCGACCGACAACCTCTATGCGTCCTTCTACTTCCCGGAAGGCTCGGACGCGGCCAAGCCGAAGCCGGAAACAACCGACAGCTTCGATCTGGGCGCCCGTTATCGCAGCTCCAAGATCCAGGCCCAGGTCGGCGTCTGGAAGACCAATTTCAAGAATCGCCAGGCGGTCAGCTTCGATCCGGAAGCGAACACCACGGTGTTCCGCAACCTCGGCGCGGTCGACAAGTGGGGTATCGACGGTTCGGTGGCTTGGTCGCCGTTCCGCCAGTTGACGCTTTACACCTTCGCGTCGTGGAACGATTCGGAGATCAAGGAGAACATCCAGGTGGGCTCGCTGCCGACTGGTGTTACCTGCGACAACATCGATCAGGATACACCGCAAGCCCTTCGCAGCTGCGCTTTCACCGCCGGCAAGCGTGAGGGCGGTGCGCCGAAGTATAACTGGGGCTTCTCGGCCCTGAGCAGCCTCGGCCCAATCGATCTCGGAATTACGGCCAAGAAGACCGGCCCGCGTTACATCTATGACAATAACGCGCCGATGTTCCGTGGCGACGTCGACTTGACGGGCCCTTCCGGACCTCAGCGCATCTACGGTGCGACGGCTCCGTCCTACTGGCTGATCAACCTCGACGCCCGTTACAACTTCCGCATCCGCGGGCTCAAGGAAACCTACTTCCAGCTGAACGTCTACAACCTGTTCGACGAGGTCTACGTCGGCGGGTTCAGCTCAAACCTCAACCAGACGGTCAACTCCTCGGGCGTCTACGACAACGCTCCGTTCGCCCAGATCGGCGCTCCGCGCACCATCTCGGGCACCCTCAGCATCGCTTACTAA
- a CDS encoding queuosine precursor transporter: protein MVCIAGVLGNKQVALGPLAVEAGIFAFLLLVVTSSAVAELHGRETANRLVLWGFVPLLMSLGLTLLVLAVPAAKEMDPARLGAFETMMLATPRIWLAGIVAYGISTLLNVTIFAKLKGREGSRLLWFRSAVASVLSQVVDTLLFISIAFYGVFPIADLLLGQMLAKVVLSIVMVPPLIYLMVAIGRRLDSRA, encoded by the coding sequence ATGGTGTGCATCGCCGGGGTTCTCGGCAACAAGCAGGTGGCGCTCGGGCCGCTGGCGGTCGAAGCGGGAATCTTCGCCTTCCTGTTGCTGGTGGTCACATCGAGCGCGGTGGCCGAGCTTCACGGACGCGAGACCGCGAACCGCCTTGTCCTGTGGGGTTTCGTGCCCCTGCTGATGTCACTCGGATTGACGCTGCTGGTGCTCGCCGTTCCGGCGGCCAAGGAAATGGATCCTGCTCGCCTTGGCGCGTTCGAGACCATGATGCTCGCGACGCCGCGAATCTGGCTCGCGGGGATCGTCGCCTACGGCATTTCGACCCTGCTCAACGTGACGATTTTCGCAAAGCTCAAAGGCCGCGAAGGCTCGCGGCTGCTGTGGTTCCGCTCGGCCGTCGCGAGCGTACTCAGCCAGGTGGTGGACACCCTGCTGTTCATATCGATCGCTTTCTATGGCGTGTTTCCGATCGCCGACCTGCTGCTCGGCCAGATGCTGGCCAAGGTCGTGCTTTCGATCGTCATGGTGCCGCCACTCATCTACCTCATGGTGGCAATCGGGAGGCGGCTTGATTCTCGGGCCTAG
- a CDS encoding helix-turn-helix domain-containing protein translates to MDQDPRLASMSPDELKRLMRTLGYRTQGDLATAIGVSRSTVSLWLEGKVGVPRPVAMLLRMLVQAQRRAF, encoded by the coding sequence TTGGACCAGGACCCCCGCCTCGCTTCCATGTCGCCGGATGAGCTGAAGCGGCTCATGCGGACGCTCGGTTACCGGACGCAGGGCGACCTTGCCACCGCAATAGGGGTGTCGCGCTCGACGGTAAGCTTATGGCTGGAAGGCAAGGTCGGCGTACCGCGGCCTGTCGCGATGCTCTTGCGAATGCTGGTGCAGGCCCAGCGCCGGGCATTCTAG
- a CDS encoding P-II family nitrogen regulator produces MKKIEAVIKPFKLDDVKDALHDAGVSGMTVSEVKGFGRQKGHTELYRGAEYVVDFIPKVKIELVVEDDQVHRAVEAIENAARTGRIGDGKIFVLPIEEAVRIRTGDRGVDAI; encoded by the coding sequence ATGAAAAAGATCGAGGCCGTCATCAAGCCGTTCAAGCTAGACGACGTGAAAGATGCGTTACACGACGCCGGGGTCAGCGGAATGACGGTCAGCGAAGTGAAGGGATTCGGCAGGCAGAAGGGTCATACCGAGCTCTATCGCGGCGCCGAATATGTCGTCGACTTCATCCCCAAGGTAAAGATCGAGCTCGTCGTCGAGGACGATCAGGTCCATCGCGCCGTCGAAGCGATCGAGAATGCGGCCCGAACGGGAAGAATCGGCGACGGCAAGATATTCGTCCTGCCAATTGAGGAGGCGGTCCGGATTCGCACCGGCGATCGCGGCGTCGACGCCATATAG